One Ranitomeya imitator isolate aRanImi1 chromosome 4, aRanImi1.pri, whole genome shotgun sequence genomic window, AATTGTAACCTTGGATGACAGCGATGGAGATCCCATATCCTCGGCAGTCAACATTACTTCATATAGCGAAACATCTTCTCTGTCAAGGGGGTTACCTACAATTAAAGCATAGTGGTCCTTGAATGACTTGATTTGAAATGGTCCATCAGGTAACAAAACTAGTTGTGCTTCTCCATTTTTTCCTGAATCCAAGTCAAGTATGGAAAAAAGTCCAATAGTTGTTCCAACAACGGTGTCCTCAGGAATTTCACCCAACAGGGACGTCAGCAATATCTGTGGCACGTGATCATTGACATCCTCAATTGCTATCTGAACTACGCTGCTGCCCTCCATTTGTGGTATTCCTTTGTCTTTCGCTCTAACAGTTATCTCATAAACGTTAGCGGTCTCAAAATCCATAATTGCATTTGTCCTAATAATTCCCGTGTTTGGATCAAGAGAGAATAACTGTCGGACGGAGACTGGTGTGCGAGCATCCAAAAAGTATTCGATTTCAGCATTCACACCCTCATCCAAATCAGAGGCATTTAGCTGAATTATTGGGGTGTCCTCTGGTAGATTTTCTGTTACCTTAATTTTGTAAAATGTCTGTTGAAACACAGGAGCATTGTCATTGAAATCtataataatgatctttatttgtGCTGTCCCGGACTTCGGAGGATCTCCACCATCGAAGGCAGTGAGGATGAGCTGATAGTCCCCTCTCTCTTCTCTGTCCAGAGCCTTCTCTATgaccagctctggagaccgagcacCATCGTCTGGGCTTCTCGTGGACAGTGAAAAGTACACGTGTGGACTTAAACTATACTGCCTAACCCCATTGATGCCTGAATCTCGATCTTGAGCTTCTTCTAAAGGGAACCTCGCACCTGGATATGCAAATATCTCTGTTATTTTTATCACCTGTTCTGAGCTTGAGAACATAGGAGAATTGTCATTTATATCTAAAATTTCAACTTCCGCTCTATGCAACTCCAATGGCTTTTCAAGCACGACTTCTACCGTCAATAAACATTGTAAGGTAGATCCACACACACTTTCTCTATCTATAGTTCGATTTACAAGGAAAGTACCATTGTGTTGGTCCacagcaaaatactgaccaaaacctGATGATTTTAGCTGTACCCTACGCTCAGACATAGTAGCTGTCAGTAGACCCAAGTCATCGGTTATATTGCCAACTAAGGTGCCTACTTCTGCCTCCTCCAACACTGAATATTGAAGGTTTTTAGAAGATCCcaaagaaaaaaatagaattattactTGCCATTTCCAAACTACGGTGGAGATCTGCAGACCCATTGTTTCAATGTCTTCCCTGGTACTGTGATATGTCCTACTGAAGCCACATTTAAATGTACAGGAACCCAGCCCGTATCTCAAATATGTAcagggtttacattgtaatgtcagCTGTGCATTCTCTTCTACAGAATATGGACATGGAGATTACTAAACTGGAATATGGGGTGGAGAGAAAAATCACACCAGCAGCACATACAGGACTTTAACAGTTAATTTTACAATCCCAAATGTGACAAAGTAGCAAAGCATTGAGATAATCACGTATCAAAGAAAAAACGTAGAAAAGGTTTTTAAAGCACTAAAAAAGTAGAAATAAAGTAAAAATTAGGAATGTGCAAATCGAACTGTACAAAGAGTAGTGTACAACACCACTTACTACTATGTCATTcatagtaatttaaaaaaaaaaatgtttcagctTTGATTTTTTTTGCTCAATAGTTGTCTGCAAACCTTGGCTTCATCCAAGACCTCGTATAAAGTATGTCAGTGCGCGGAAGTTCATGTAAGAAATGGGAAATATGATGCCCTCTGCTGGATCTGCGTAATGTATATGGAATGTAAAATCTAGAAATAGCTGCCTTGGCCTCTTTCTAGGATGTGCTTTTAATTATGTATCAATATGGCTACTTTAAGGAAAATCCAATAAAAAACAATCATCTTATAACAGAATAGAATTTTGTTGATCTATATAAATATTGCACTTTATAAAGCGTGCCTATAAGTATAAAAGAAACAGCAGCATATCAACTTGTTACCATTCAACTATGCAACGTACAAAACCCAAACTAGGTCCTATCTCACCTGTACGGTGTCCCGCCACTCAAACTGCCCGGAAATAACATCATCACTTTCATTGACAAGTTGCTTTAACTGCGGAAAGTTCAAAGACTTCATCATGTTCAGCGTGTCCCTATTAATATCGGAAGTAGCACCTGTCTTAGAGTATTGGTTTTGTAGGCTCCCTGGCATCATAGACACCTCCATGTACCTGAGCGTGCTATTGGGGTTCAGCTGTAAAGTTTTGTGGGTATGGCCCATATAGTTATTCATTTCTGGGTTGGTCATTTGCCGTTTGTTCCTAAGACATTTCGTCAGCAAAATAATCAACGTTACAAATGATACTACACTAATGGCAACCAGAGAAATAATAAGATACATAGTAATGTTGGGGGTTTGTTTGTCGTCAGACTGTATATCTGCAGAGTAACGACTTTCTTTGGAAGAGGCATCTTCTAGAGAAATCAGTAAGGTGGCTGTAGAAGACAAAGCAGGTATCCCATTATCTTTTACCACGATACAGAGGTTTTGTACTAGTGGATCTGTCTCTTGGAAGCCTCGAGCCAATCGGACTTCACCGGTGTGAGGAGCAACTTTAAATAATGAGAGATCTGTTGCTTTGGCAATGTTGTAGCTGAGCCACGCATTGTATCCAGAATCGGCATCGATTGCTACGACTTTAGTTATCAATGAACCAGCTGCAAGAGACCTTGGAACCGGCTGCTGCGTCAGAACATGTCGTGAATTTCCAGGGTAAAGTATGGAAGGGTGATTATCATTTTCATCCAGAATGTGCAAATAGACTGTACTGTTAGATGACAATTTTGGAGTTCCAGAATCCTCTGCTCTGATTGTGAACTGAAGAACCTGAGCTTGTTCATAATCAAATGATTGCTGGGCATAAATGTTCCCATTCTGTGTGTCCATGTAGATAAAGGACATGGCAGGGGACCCATTGATGAGACTGTTAATTATGGAGTAAGTGATCTGTGCATTTTCTCCAAAATCCTTGTCAGATGCTGAGACAGTACAAAGTAACGCTCCCGGCTTATTGTTTTCTTTAATGTCCACATTGACCAATGGTCTTTCGAAGCTTGGTGGGTTATCGTTGACGTCTGTGACAGTTATGTTTATTGCCGTTTGTGTCTTAAGTTGGGGGTCTCCCAAATCTGTCGCCTGAAGTATAATTGTGTATTGACTTGCCTGTTCTCTGTCCAGGAATCCATGCGTAACAAAGGAATAATGGTTTTGGGTGGATGTGATAGTAAATGGAAGATCTGGAGAAATTTCCAAATGTACTTCCCCGTTTTTTCCGCTATCTTGGTCAGTAACTCTTAAAAGTCCCACAGTGGTCCCTGGAGGGGTATCCTCTGGAATGGATGATACCAAAGAAGATATAAGAATCTCAGGAGCGTTATCGTTGACATCTTCAATATCCACTTGGATTACACAATGTCCTTCCATTTCTGGAGTCCCATGATCCAGAGCCTTAACGGAGATTTCATAAGAATGATGCTTTTCATAATCCAGTTGTCCCTTAAGTCGTATATCTCCTGTTTTACTGTCCAAGCTAAATACATTGGTTATATCCTCTGATGATATGTCTTCAAAGGTGTATCGAATCTCCCCGTTTGGGCCTTCATCCTTATCTGTTGCATTCAGTCTTATTACAAGAGTATTTAATTTCACATTTTCTTTTAAGCTAATTTTATAAAACGGATTATCAAACACCGGGGCATTGTCATTCTGATCTATCACAACAATAGTAATCAAACATGTTCCGGATCTGGGTGGACTGCCACCATCAAAGGCAGTCAGGACCAATTTGTGCTCCCCTTGTTCTTCCCTATCTAGAGCTTTTTCTAGAACAAGCACAGGGGAGGGTCTTTCATTTTTCCGCGTCTGTACATTTAAAGAAAAATATTTGCTTTGACTTAACTTGTAGGAGCTGACGGAGTTGACACCCAGATCGGGATCTTGAGCCCTTTCGAGAGGGAATCTGGTACCCACTGCAGCTAGCTCTGTCATTTTTATGGCACGTTCTGCATTCTGGAAAACTGGCGAGTTATCATTCGTATCCAGAATTTCTATTTCCAAGCGATGAAGTTCCAGAGGCTTCTCAAGCACAATTTCCACAGGCAGAACACAGTTTACATTTGTGCCACATAATTTTTCTCTGTCTATTCTGCTCCTTACTATAATTTCTCCAGTCTCTAGGATGAGAGCAAAGTATTGCTGGCTTTGTTCAGACCCCAGCCTCAGAGCTCGCTCTGAAATCCCCGCCGTGTTTAATCCCAGATCCTTAGCAACGTTGCCTACTAAAGTCCCAGGCTCCGACTCTTCCAGTAAAGAATATCTCAGCTGTGCAGAAGCTAGTTTCAAGATACTGACAAAAAATAAACCCATTACTTGCCAGTGCCAGGACCTGTAGACTCCTTTCTGCTCCATTGGTAAATTTTTCAGGATGAATGGCGATGAGACGTGCGAAAATACAATGACGGAGACGTGCGAGAGTGCGGAGCGGCTCTGTCTTTTCCAATGTGCTTTGCAGATCTGCTTTCCTGAACTGCTGTCACTTTCGTGCGCTGTTCGCACTCATTGAATTGTAACAATAGACTTTTCAAGAGGAGAAATCATGTTGCCATCTAGTGGTGAAATCCTAAACAGTAGGAGAATAACAACATGTACTTTACCGGCGGATTCTTTTCACATAGCAACAAAGGTACTAATCTCCCCTCGAAAACCTCAACAAAGCCTCCTGATCTATGTTAAATGATCAGATTACAAAATTAATCAAGATGGACCTTAAGCCAAAAACAAAGAGCTGACTTATCGCAGAATGCGGCATTACAAGACCTATAgtaaacaagaaaaaaataaaatacgtATGTATCGCAAATGGAATACACCTAACCATAACAGTATCACAACATGATCGCTGAAAGAAATCACATGCAGAAGGCAAACCATAGCGTGTATTAGCTAAAGAGTTCATACGGATGGAAAAACATCATGTATTCTTTAGGAAAAAGTTACATTATTTTATGATTCTAAAAGTATGAAGCTAATTAATACATGCTGTTAATGAACATTATTCGTTAGTTTTCATAATACTCTTGTGAAATGACTCCCTGATACAGTAAGGAAGCAAAATAATAAATTTACAAATGGCTCCACGAATCTATGTGCATGGTTGCTTATTTCAAGCACAATAGATTATCCCACCTGCCCTGGAGGTCCAGAGACAGTCCCCCTAGTGTAGGACCCCATCGTCACAGGCAGATTGGTGCTCACAATTTGATTAAAATGAACCTTAAGTTTATAAGTGTAAATATTATTTTTTGCATTGTATCCACATCCTTCCCTATTTTTTGCCATTGGGGAGTTTCTGGCTAACTTTGCCTTTTGTGTATACCAGCCAATCAGAGCTCAACTCTGAGCGGATTCAGCTACTGTACGTTCACACTTGGGTTTGGACAATCTATTGTCTTTTCTGTTTTTAGGAACAAACAGAATTAATGGAAAAGACAGAGCCATTGCCTAACTGATGCAAATGGAAGCAGAGGGACCCCATTGATTATTATGGCGTCTATCAGGCTTCCCTCattgaaaatggagaaaaaaagtgcATTTTGCAGAACTTTCTTTCCTATGTAAGAATTGAGAGAGAGAGACCCTACAATATTCAATGTGCCCCTCTGATTCTGTCTGCAACACTTATGCAACTGACCCATTTTTTACATTAAAgcagttgtccagtgaaaacaagttatctatCTCCAAAATAGGTGATAATGTACTGATTGGTGgaggtccaactgctgggacctgcaGAATGGAGAATTTTATCCTCAATGGGACACTTTTATCCCTGTAAAATGCATACAGCTGGTTGGACGTCCGAttgtcgctccattcattctctatggggatgCCAGAAAAGACAGTGTGCAGTGTATGGCAGCCCCATAGAGGATGAATGCAGGGGTGGTAGAGCATAAGTATTGCCACACCAATCTAAAGTGCCCCATTGTGCCAACCAGTGCAGGTCCCAGCATTCATACCCCACTGATCAACAAGTTATCCCCTCTAATCTGGATAAGTGATCACTTCTTCTGGACCATCCTTTTAATTCTGTTTGTCAGCTCATACAGGTGTGAACGTAGCCTAGTATGATCTAATATCACAGTATGGTCACTTCAGTGGCGGACATGGACAGAAGACGGCCTCTGTGCAAGAACACAGAAGATGGGCCCTTTCAGCCCAATCATGTGTCCGTGACAAAAGCTGCTTGCTCCTTTGGAACTGGAtgtggcccccttatctcttgggccacgttgcggctgcacaggttgcaccaatggtatgtccaccttTTGCTAACTTCTGGCTATAATGTATGTTTGTACTCCATGTCCATGAATGACATAAAAACAGTCAATGCCCATCCCCCATGGCCATGTTACCTTCTTAAATTTATTAACATTTTTTAACAGAATCATTATACATTAGATTTAAGGTACATTTTCGAAACATCAGCACTATAGCACAGACCATTTTGTATTGTGCCTACATCACATTTTCACAGTAATCAACATTATATACAGTAAATCATTTTACAAGAAACTGTACCAACGGGTTCAGTAAGATATGGTCCAAGCAGCAGCTACCTGACCCTTGTGAAACATAATATTGAGGCTTCCCAAACTAGATGACATTGTGAATGTCCACTGAAAGTGATAGACAAAGTTTGTTCACATGGTTGTAACCTGGCATGTAGCGCAATTAGGATATTTTGGGTTATAATAGATTGAAGAACACGTCTTGCCACAATGGACCAGTGCATATTCTGGACCATGTGCTATCTACTGGATTTGTGTAGCTTGATGGAATAACAATCCTTCCCAGCATACAAATGTGGTGCACACTTAAAACAACGCCAGGTTGCTTGGACCATTCGTTCATCTTTACTCCACACTAATTAGAAAAGTTTCAGAGAAACTTTCAGACATGTTTAAAAAGTGACAGGGGGCATAAAGCTAGTATAAATACACTGATGAGACTGATTTGCCGCTAAGTATGTAAGATTTATATTggtgtatacatacagtatattctaTTCACATACACTTGTAATTATTGTTACCTGTTTAATCAGATCTGTTGATGACGTGTCACTTAAAGCATTAATCCCAATCCCGGAATCGTCAGACTCGATCGGATTCTCTGTTGGAGCAATCTGTGCTGGTTTGAGAAATGCAAACTCATTTTCAGTTGAGTCCACAGCTATGGACATATCACATGGATATGGCAGAGTTGATGCTGCATAGTTCACTGGAAATCGTGGTCCAACCTGAGAATACATATCTGCTGTTAGGTAGCCAAATGTTTTAGGATGACTTGACTTTGATCTTCTCCATCTGGATATAATTGCAGCCATAACAGTCAACGTAAACAGAAAAGATATGGCCGCCAAAGCTATTACTAAATAGATGTTCAAGTTAGATGTAAAGTCCGAGTTCTGCGATTCAGTATTTAGCTTTGAAATATCTTGTTGAAAATTTTCTGCGATTACTAGATTTAGGGTCACAGTGGCAGAAAGAGGAGGTTTTCCATGGTCCTTCACAATCACTACTACAGAGTGTTTCAATGGGTCTTTCTCTTCAAAAGTTCGTGAGGTTCTGATCTCACCGCTGTACCGGCCAATGGTAAAGGATGACGGTTCGGGACTGCTCAGGAACTCATAGGAGAGCCAGGCATTGTGGCCAGAATCGGCATCGACTGCCACCACTTTGGTTACTAAATAACCTTTCTGAGAAGAACGGGGGACTGTCTCATACTGTGCTGTCCCACCTCTTCCACTGGAGGGATACAGGATCTTGGGATGATTATCATTTTGATCTATAACGTAAATCCTTGTGGAAACAGTGCTGGACAATCGAGGACTTCCATTATCTTCAGCCATTATTTGAACTTCAAGCTCCCTCAACTGTTCATAGTCAAATAGTCGTTGAGCATAAAGGTCTCCAGTTTCAGAGTTAATGGAAAGGAACGATGATATTGGTACATCACCTATATTGCCATTGATAATAGAATACTTAATTTTACTGTTATCATTAAGGTCCAGATCAGACGCCTGCACTGAAAAGAGTGAGGAACCTGCTGCTTTATTCTCTGATACGTACACGTCATACCTTGCTTGGTCAAACACAGGGGCATTATCGTTCACATCTGTTACCTCCAGCCTAATAGTTTtagtggtggacagtggaggagATCCTCTATCTGTGGCCGTAATTGTGATGTTGTACACGTCATTATCTTCTCTGTCCAAGCTATTTGATGTTTGGAGTCTATAATACTTGCTAGATGATGACACTATTTCAAAAGGCAATGAGCCTGTGATTTTACAGGAGATATCTCCATTTGCTCCTGAGTCCACATCACGTATGTTAATAAGTGCCACCAGTGTCCCCGGTAATGCGTCTTCTGGTAATGCGTTGGAGATGGATGAAAGGATGATTTCAGGAGCATTGTCGTTTGCATCAATAATCTTCACAACCACCTTGGCATGAGAGACTAGGCCTCCTCCATCCTCGGCTTCAATAATCATATCATAGCTCTTGGTAGTCTCGAAATCCAGATGACCCTTTGTTCTAATTTCTCCAGTCGTGGGATCTATTGAGAAAACTTGTTGAGCTATTTTGTTGATATGGCTGAAAGAATAGGTAATCTGTCCATTTATACCTTCATCTCCATCGCTGGCATCCAGCTGCAACACCAGAGAATTGACAGGGGCATTTTCAGCCATGCTCACCTGGTACAGTTCTTTTGTGAATAATGGAGGATTATCATTGATATCGCTGACACTTATTTTAATGACAGCTGTCCCCGTCTTTACAGGCTGACCTCCATCCAGAGCTGTTAGAATAATTTCATAAGAGGACTGCTGCTCTCTGTCCAGCATCTTCTGTAACACCAGCTCCGGGTATCTTCTTCCATCGTTACTTATTTTTTCACGCAGATTGAAATAACTGTTTTCAGAGATTTTGTAGCTTTGCAAAGAGTTAATTCCAGCATCTAGATCCACTGCATTTACAAGTATAAATTTTGTACCGGGATGGGTCAACTCACTTATTTCTAAATTAATAACGCTCTTGGAAAACACAGGAGGATTATCATTAATATCCTGGATTTCAACCGTCACTGGAAACACagacaaaggattttcaaccacaGCTTCCAGGCTTAGGAAACAACTGGATGCCGTCTCGCAAACAGTCTCCCGGTCTATCCTATCGGAGACATAGAGGTTGCCATCTTCTACGTTAATATGAAAGAAATTCTCTGCATCTTCAGAGGAGAGGTGAAATTTCCTCATTGCCAACTGCTTGATGTTCAGACCCAAGTCTTTAGCAATTGTCCCTACCAAAAAGCCTTTCTTTGTCTCTTCAGGAATAGAATAACGAAGCTGAGCAGAAATAGCCCGAAGCCCACAAAAGAGTAACACAAAGCATAGTACTTGCCATTCCACTGTTCTCCAACTTCTTCTGCCCCTGTTTTCCCAGAGAACCATTGTAAAAAGTTGTGATCTGTCCCCAAAGTGCAGCAGAAATCTCCTCCACGTCTCCGAGTGATGGATCAGGATGAATGGTAGGAGCCACTGTGTTTGTGAGCCTTACAAGCCCGTGTATCACAGGAGGATGTCtttctgtagtctgttctgtgtaTTTACTGGAAACTCCAACGGTCCTGCACGTCTAACAATGTCACCGTAGTGGGCA contains:
- the LOC138675459 gene encoding protocadherin gamma-B5-like isoform X15, producing the protein MVLWENRGRRSWRTVEWQVLCFVLLFCGLRAISAQLRYSIPEETKKGFLVGTIAKDLGLNIKQLAMRKFHLSSEDAENFFHINVEDGNLYVSDRIDRETVCETASSCFLSLEAVVENPLSVFPVTVEIQDINDNPPVFSKSVINLEISELTHPGTKFILVNAVDLDAGINSLQSYKISENSYFNLREKISNDGRRYPELVLQKMLDREQQSSYEIILTALDGGQPVKTGTAVIKISVSDINDNPPLFTKELYQVSMAENAPVNSLVLQLDASDGDEGINGQITYSFSHINKIAQQVFSIDPTTGEIRTKGHLDFETTKSYDMIIEAEDGGGLVSHAKVVVKIIDANDNAPEIILSSISNALPEDALPGTLVALINIRDVDSGANGDISCKITGSLPFEIVSSSSKYYRLQTSNSLDREDNDVYNITITATDRGSPPLSTTKTIRLEVTDVNDNAPVFDQARYDVYVSENKAAGSSLFSVQASDLDLNDNSKIKYSIINGNIGDVPISSFLSINSETGDLYAQRLFDYEQLRELEVQIMAEDNGSPRLSSTVSTRIYVIDQNDNHPKILYPSSGRGGTAQYETVPRSSQKGYLVTKVVAVDADSGHNAWLSYEFLSSPEPSSFTIGRYSGEIRTSRTFEEKDPLKHSVVVIVKDHGKPPLSATVTLNLVIAENFQQDISKLNTESQNSDFTSNLNIYLVIALAAISFLFTLTVMAAIISRWRRSKSSHPKTFGYLTADMYSQVGPRFPVNYAASTLPYPCDMSIAVDSTENEFAFLKPAQIAPTENPIESDDSGIGINALSDTSSTDLIKQQGQPNTDWRFTQAQRPGPSGAQQPPEEAGVWPNNQFETERLQAMILASANEAAEGGAAVAGGTGTMGLSARYGPQFTLQHVPDYRQNIYIPGTTSTLTNAAGKRDGKAGAPSGNKKKSGKKEKK